CCTGTAACATAATAAACACTATATGAATTTCGTTTCCTCTGAGTAATAGAAATTTAGAACATACCCCTCCACCAGCAGATGCGTGGCCACATGGGCCATTGAATTCCACACTTGCTTGCTCGGCACTGGAACCTCCTTGGCGATTTCCTCCAGACACATGGCAAAACTCTGTATGTTCTGCATATAAATGTGATTAATTTGTGTACAGTTTTAAGCAGTATTAAGAGCCCTACCCTATTTAGAACATCACTGTAGTTGCTGTGTTGGTGTATCACATGATTCACATCCCATTTGACCTTGGCCATCTGAGCGAGAATGGATGACAAATCGATGACACGCGACGTGACGCATGTGTAAACGGGTTTAGCCAAATCCGCGATATAATCGCTGTAGTCCAGGTAATTGACCAGAATTGGACGCTCTGCAAGAGGCAGCAAATGGTTTAGATAGTGCTGAAGGATGTTGAATTGCTGGAGCATGCTGCGTCCCGCTTCTACGGCCACGATGCGTTGTGACAGTCCGTATAAAGTATCCGGATTAGCTAGCTCATTATTTGCCTACAAAAGAGCGATTTTGAGAAATGCAAGCTctagaaaaatattacattaaaTTACCAGTGAGGAAAAATTAAGGGGCCAAAGCTTGATTTGGGGTAGGACGTTGACCTCCACCGAGCGTAAGCGTTGCTCAAGTCGTGGAGAGTACATATTTTCCGTTGCTACCGgctacaaataaaaatgtttacaattaattgatatattcaagagtttttttttatataaatatttaccgcATCTTTTCCGAAGATTTCGTGCACTGCGTAAACATAAAAGTCAATGAGCTCCAAAATGCAAGCAACAATCTTGGGGGAGATGCAGTGCAATAACTTGCACATCTGCAGATATCTTCCAATGACGCGCATCACATTTAGCGCTGTATTGTTAACCAGCAGCTGactaataatattttcattgattATGATTTTGCGGTATAGAAAAACATGATAATCTTACTGGCTGGCGTCATCGAACTCCTTGCTCTGCAAACTTTTCTGCTCGTCATCGCTCTCCTCGCTGAAATAACAGGAGGCTTCATCAACAATGCCGGATAAAATGTCTTCCTCCAACATTGCTGCGTCCAAGCCGCCATCAAAAGGCGAACTTTTTTCGGAGAATCGTAGAAAATATCCGTAGGAACCGTAAATGGAGCTGCCACCATCCTGGGAGTGCACGGAAACCAGCTCATCGCAGTTATTATTGCTGATTGGGGAGTTGTTGGATGAGGCCAGCAAAGCAGTTGTAGGAGACTTGTGGCGTCTGAGAGTGTGCCGAACCGATCGGAATTCCTACAGGGAATAACATATTGATTACCTAACCGTTCGCTTTAAAAATGCTCGTTTACAAGTTACTTACAGGCAATTGCAGGATATGCGCAAATGAGTCAACTTGCGTCCAGGACTCGttatccaaaaataaacagaTCTCCTCGACGCAGCAGATATGATAACGCCGGAAGAACTCctcgctctgctgctgcatcgTCTCGATCAACTTCTCCGACTGCTCGCCGCAGAACTCGAGACCCACCTTTTTTAGGCGCTGTACCACGGACAGCACCTGGATAAACTGATCATATTTGAGAGCCGTCAACTTTGCCGACTGCAGGAACAAGCACACTTTGGTCAGAATATCATTCCACACGCGTGACTGTCCTTTCTTAAGTTTCTGCTGAATGTAAATGTCTGGTgaatcctcctcctcctgtcCATACAACTTGTAGTTATTGTGCCACATAACAACCTGGTAATAGGAGGCCAGGATGGTCCAGAAGGTTTTGCACAGACTGATCAGACAGGGCAGCAGCTTATCCATGCTAAGCTGTTCGCACAGCTGCTCATAGAGCGGCTTGGCCTGGTCATCCTGGCCAGGATCGCTGTAGCCGCGAAGCACGGCATTTACAGAGGAGTGAATAGCCGAAATATAGTTGATGTGCAGCTGGTCCATGGCCATCAGTGACTTGTTTGCCAATTTGTAGGCCTCCTGCAGCTTGGCGTATTTTCGCCCATCAAAACCTAGCACCATTTCATTGAGCACAGTGTCCAGCTGAAACTCCATAAGCAGCATAGTCTCCTGCAGCTTTTTAGAGAGCGATTGCACACAGTTGAACTGCATGTATGCTTCGGCGGAGCTCTTGCACTGCAGGAGCAGAGCTATGGCAGCGCTGTAGTTGTGATCCGCCAGCAGCTTCTGTACCTCCACGTCGGTAGTGCGCTGTAAGATATTGTGTGTTATTTAAATTGACTGCAGAAAGATCAATCCATGTCTCACCAGCTTCTTGATGGCCACCAGGGTGTCCAACACCTCCTTGAGCACCTCTCGCTTGCGGTAGCTGGCTAAGATCTCCAGGCTAGTGGTTGTAAGATTTGTGCGAGCAAAGTTTAAATAGGATCGCGCCTTCTGGCAGGTCCAAAGCGACTCCTCCAGCTTCTTTTGGGTGTCATTAATGGCCGCGAACTCACTGCTGCAGGCATTTCGCTGCTCGAGGATGTTCTGCAGCACCTGTTTGGTAAGCACCTTCTGCTGAGTGCGCAATTGTGCAATGGTGACCTCGATAAGCTCGTTGTCTATGCCATCGTTTAGAACTTTCTACGGATGATCGTGGTGTGTAATTAAAGCCATAGCGCACTGGTCTACCTGGTTT
This sequence is a window from Drosophila teissieri strain GT53w chromosome 2R, Prin_Dtei_1.1, whole genome shotgun sequence. Protein-coding genes within it:
- the LOC122613864 gene encoding syndetin, producing MQNPKAKMDEFKSKFLDILHKQTNRQMKIPAMGFSDYFIQTVTTDASASQETDVTDAVATSSSETNAQKSDQEILESIEQCYYNPDSNPQLYELKKVLNDGIDNELIEVTIAQLRTQQKVLTKQVLQNILEQRNACSSEFAAINDTQKKLEESLWTCQKARSYLNFARTNLTTTSLEILASYRKREVLKEVLDTLVAIKKLRTTDVEVQKLLADHNYSAAIALLLQCKSSAEAYMQFNCVQSLSKKLQETMLLMEFQLDTVLNEMVLGFDGRKYAKLQEAYKLANKSLMAMDQLHINYISAIHSSVNAVLRGYSDPGQDDQAKPLYEQLCEQLSMDKLLPCLISLCKTFWTILASYYQVVMWHNNYKLYGQEEEDSPDIYIQQKLKKGQSRVWNDILTKVCLFLQSAKLTALKYDQFIQVLSVVQRLKKVGLEFCGEQSEKLIETMQQQSEEFFRRYHICCVEEICLFLDNESWTQVDSFAHILQLPEFRSVRHTLRRHKSPTTALLASSNNSPISNNNCDELVSVHSQDGGSSIYGSYGYFLRFSEKSSPFDGGLDAAMLEEDILSGIVDEASCYFSEESDDEQKSLQSKEFDDASHQLLVNNTALNVMRVIGRYLQMCKLLHCISPKIVACILELIDFYVYAVHEIFGKDAPVATENMYSPRLEQRLRSVEVNVLPQIKLWPLNFSSLANNELANPDTLYGLSQRIVAVEAGRSMLQQFNILQHYLNHLLPLAERPILVNYLDYSDYIADLAKPVYTCVTSRVIDLSSILAQMAKVKWDVNHVIHQHSNYSDVLNRNIQSFAMCLEEIAKEVPVPSKQVWNSMAHVATHLLVEGFSNVKKCSAGGRALMQLDFANFMSFLELISNQKYPQHRSYVDVFIKTYYFAPEQFEQWIEQQRTGDEYSLKQLNNLIQCIYVSDKRTRQRLMQLLDVGMPNGITMTTTPTTTPQKNNHGSVAGSNLSSVI